Proteins encoded in a region of the Orcinus orca chromosome X, mOrcOrc1.1, whole genome shotgun sequence genome:
- the GJB1 gene encoding gap junction beta-1 protein: MNWTGLYTLLSGVNRHSTAIGRVWLSVIFIFRIMVLVVAAESVWGDEKSSFICNTLQPGCNSVCYDHFFPISHVRLWSLQLILVSTPALLVAMHVAHQQHIEKKMLRLEGHGDPLHLEEVKRHKVHISGTLWWTYVISVVFRLLFEAAFMYVFYLLYPGYAMVRLVKCEAYPCPNTVDCFVSRPTEKTVFTVFMLAASGICIILNVAEVVYLIFRACARRAQRRSNPPSRKGSGGFGHRLSPEYKQNEINKLLSEQDGSLKDILRRSPGTGAGLAEKSDRCSAC; this comes from the coding sequence ATGAATTGGACGGGTTTGTACACCTTGCTCAGTGGTGTGAACCGGCATTCTACTGCCATTGGCCGAGTGTGGCTCTCGGTCATCTTTATCTTCAGAATCATGGTGCTGGTGGTGGCTGCCGAGAGCGTGTGGGGTGACGAGAAgtcttccttcatctgtaacaccCTCCAGCCTGGCTGCAACAGCGTCTGCTACGACCACTTTTTCCCCATTTCCCATGTGCGTCTGTGGTCTCTGCAGCTCATCTTGGTTTCCACCCCAGCTCTCCTCGTGGCCATGCACGTGGCTCACCAGCAGcacatagaaaagaaaatgctgcGACTTGAGGGCCACGGGGACCCCCTACACCTGGAGGAGGTGAAGAGGCACAAGGTCCACATCTCAGGGACACTGTGGTGGACCTATGTCATCAGCGTGGTCTTCCGGCTGCTGTTCGAGGCTGCCTTCATGTACGTCTTTTATCTGCTCTACCCTGGCTATGCCATGGTGCGGCTGGTCAAATGTGAGGCCTACCCCTGCCCCAACACAGTGGACTGCTTCGTGTCCCGCCCCACGGAGAAAACCGTCTTCACCGTCTTCATGCTGGCCGCCTCCGGCATCTGTATCATCCTCAACGTGGCCGAGGTGGTGTACCTCATCTTCCGGGCCTGCGCCCGCCGAGCCCAGCGCCGCTCCAATCCGCCCTCCCGCAAGGGCTCCGGGGGCTTCGGCCACCGCCTCTCACCTGAGTACAAGCAGAACGAGATCAACAAGCTGCTCAGCGAGCAGGACGGCTCCCTGAAAGACATACTGCGCCGCAGCCCCGGCACCGGGGCCGGGCTGGCCGAGAAGAGCGACCGCTGCTCAGCCTGCTGA